A single Altererythrobacter sp. BO-6 DNA region contains:
- the recJ gene encoding single-stranded-DNA-specific exonuclease RecJ — MASRSVSHVLGVSSSLSGRAWRWRGGNMELGDGVTGLETDILTQLLLTRGVERDDVARHLSPTLREFLPDPSLFRDMDAAAERIAQAVLAGEAMTIYGDYDVDGATSAALLVNVLRDLGANADYYIPDRLLEGYGPSGEALVKLGEQGSSLIVTVDCGAMAFDALKQAHAAGVDVIVVDHHKCAAELPLAAALVNPNRLDESDEAAAHGHLAAVGVAFLLAIALVRTLRSQGFFESRAEPNLMALLDLVALGTVADVAALHGLNRAFVSQGLKVMARRERIGMAALIDASRLKRAPQCSDLGFALGPRINAGGRVGESTLGVRLLTTTDPDEARAIAEQLSQLNEERRAIEAEVQQAAEEQIDTQHNRSVLLLSGTGWHPGVIGIVAGRIKEKTGKPSIVVAIDDSEDTGKGSGRSIAGVDLGAAIIGARESGLLVAGGGHAMAAGLTVERDRIHALAEYLDDRLARDVVRAMENQAMQLDLAVAPGGLTPDLVETLDRAGPFGVGWPGPRVAVGPVRIVKADIVGTDHLRVIAAGDDGRSLKAIAFRAAGTEMAQTLLHRSHGRRFHLAGRVKIDDWGARPQAELHLEDAAFAD; from the coding sequence ATGGCTTCCCGTTCGGTATCGCATGTGCTTGGAGTCAGCTCTTCCCTGTCGGGGCGGGCTTGGCGTTGGCGTGGCGGGAACATGGAGCTTGGCGATGGCGTCACCGGGCTGGAGACCGACATACTGACCCAATTGCTGCTGACCCGGGGCGTCGAGCGGGATGATGTCGCACGCCATTTATCACCGACACTGCGGGAATTCCTTCCGGATCCAAGCCTGTTTCGCGACATGGATGCTGCCGCGGAACGGATCGCACAGGCGGTGCTCGCCGGCGAAGCGATGACAATTTACGGCGATTACGACGTCGATGGCGCGACCAGCGCCGCACTGCTGGTCAATGTGTTGCGCGATCTGGGCGCCAATGCCGATTATTACATCCCGGACCGGCTGCTGGAAGGATACGGCCCGAGCGGCGAAGCACTGGTCAAGCTGGGCGAGCAAGGCTCAAGCCTGATTGTCACGGTCGATTGCGGAGCGATGGCGTTCGACGCGCTGAAGCAGGCACATGCAGCGGGCGTAGACGTGATCGTGGTCGATCACCACAAATGCGCAGCTGAGCTTCCCCTGGCTGCCGCGCTGGTCAATCCCAACCGGCTCGACGAATCCGACGAGGCGGCCGCGCACGGCCATCTGGCGGCGGTGGGCGTCGCTTTCCTGCTCGCGATTGCGCTGGTTCGTACGCTGCGCTCGCAAGGCTTTTTCGAAAGTCGCGCAGAGCCCAACCTCATGGCACTGCTTGATCTGGTGGCACTTGGCACGGTGGCTGATGTTGCCGCGCTGCACGGGCTGAACAGAGCGTTTGTGTCACAGGGACTAAAAGTGATGGCCCGGCGCGAGCGGATCGGGATGGCTGCCTTGATTGATGCCAGTCGACTGAAACGCGCGCCGCAGTGCAGCGATCTCGGCTTTGCACTGGGCCCGCGCATCAATGCTGGCGGGCGCGTGGGAGAATCAACCCTGGGCGTGCGCTTGCTCACCACCACTGACCCGGACGAAGCACGCGCGATCGCTGAGCAGTTGTCCCAGCTCAACGAAGAACGCCGGGCAATCGAAGCCGAAGTCCAGCAAGCTGCCGAGGAGCAGATCGACACGCAGCATAACCGTTCGGTCCTGCTGCTATCCGGGACTGGCTGGCATCCCGGGGTAATCGGGATCGTCGCTGGGCGGATCAAGGAGAAGACGGGGAAACCCAGCATTGTCGTCGCGATTGATGATAGCGAAGACACCGGCAAGGGATCCGGTCGATCGATCGCTGGCGTCGATTTGGGTGCAGCGATCATTGGAGCGCGCGAATCGGGCTTGCTGGTGGCCGGCGGCGGGCATGCCATGGCAGCAGGGCTGACGGTCGAGCGCGACCGGATCCATGCGCTGGCAGAATATCTCGATGACCGTCTGGCGCGAGATGTCGTCCGCGCGATGGAAAATCAGGCAATGCAGCTGGACTTGGCCGTGGCGCCTGGCGGTTTGACGCCGGACCTCGTCGAAACACTCGACCGCGCTGGCCCTTTCGGAGTCGGCTGGCCTGGGCCGCGCGTGGCGGTTGGCCCAGTGCGAATCGTCAAGGCGGACATTGTCGGGACCGACCATCTTCGGGTGATCGCGGCCGGCGATGACGGGCGCTCGCTCAAGGCTATCGCTTTCCGGGCGGCCGGAACCGAGATGGCGCAAACCTTGCTGCATCGGTCGCATGGTCGGCGCTTCCACCTGGCCGGCAGAGTGAAGATCGACGACTGGGGCGCCCGTCCACAGGCCGAATTGCACCTTGAAGACGCAGCCTTTGCAGATTGA
- a CDS encoding NAD(P)H-dependent oxidoreductase gives MLDASAYLFVCPENLASMSGLMKEMFDRCYYPVLGRIEGHAYGTIIAAGSDGKGAQRQIDRIAKGWRLRRVVEPIIVNLGAQTPEEILAPKTPSKTSLDLAEQVGAALAEGIRMGIY, from the coding sequence TTGCTCGACGCATCAGCCTATCTCTTCGTCTGCCCGGAAAATCTCGCCAGCATGAGCGGGCTGATGAAGGAGATGTTCGATCGCTGCTACTATCCGGTGTTGGGCCGGATTGAAGGTCACGCCTATGGCACGATTATCGCCGCCGGATCGGATGGAAAAGGGGCGCAGCGTCAGATTGATCGGATTGCCAAGGGGTGGCGCTTGCGGCGCGTAGTCGAACCGATAATCGTCAACCTGGGCGCGCAAACGCCGGAAGAAATCCTTGCGCCGAAAACTCCAAGTAAAACTTCGCTTGATTTGGCGGAGCAGGTCGGGGCAGCGCTCGCCGAAGGTATTCGGATGGGAATCTATTGA
- the pstA gene encoding phosphate ABC transporter permease PstA, which yields MSDAVINETGMAPTRTEAFRKRLERRYASERRFKLAGLSAVLISVAVLIFLLGNMTYNGLGGFQRAELEVTIDFPASGISGDASTLTEEGGLQALQIQGLPDVVAFYAEQSLGAEAAAGVSDEAWRDVAAQLIDNPQLLQGSHTFSLPATDNLASGLKNEGSAEMQALADRLEAEGKLSSNFDPGFLARADATSPQKVGIWGALKGSILTMIVTLLLAFPIGVLAALYLEEYAPKNRWTDLIEVSINNLAAVPSIIFGLLGLAVFLWMFPNFRSAPLIGGMTLALMTMPVIVISGRNAIKAVPPSIRDGALAIGASPVQVVFHHVLPLALPGILTGTIIGMARALGETAPLLMIGMRAFVASPPDGFTSPATVLPVQIFLWSDEIDRGFVERTSAAIIILLLFLLLMNGLAIYLRNKFEKKW from the coding sequence ATGAGTGACGCTGTGATCAACGAAACCGGCATGGCGCCAACCCGCACCGAAGCGTTCCGCAAGCGGCTGGAAAGGCGCTATGCGTCCGAGCGGCGTTTCAAGCTTGCCGGCCTAAGCGCTGTCCTGATTTCAGTGGCAGTGCTGATCTTCCTGCTCGGCAACATGACGTACAACGGGCTCGGCGGGTTCCAGCGTGCCGAACTCGAAGTCACGATCGATTTTCCCGCATCGGGCATTTCGGGCGATGCCAGCACGCTGACCGAAGAAGGCGGTCTCCAGGCCCTGCAAATCCAGGGGCTGCCCGATGTCGTGGCATTTTACGCCGAACAGTCGCTTGGTGCGGAAGCTGCCGCCGGAGTGAGCGACGAAGCCTGGCGAGATGTTGCCGCACAGCTGATCGATAATCCGCAATTGCTCCAGGGCAGCCATACCTTCAGCCTGCCTGCCACCGATAATCTGGCATCGGGATTGAAGAACGAAGGCTCGGCTGAAATGCAGGCCCTTGCTGACCGGCTCGAAGCCGAAGGCAAGCTCTCCAGCAATTTCGATCCCGGATTCCTCGCTCGGGCAGACGCCACCAGCCCGCAAAAGGTCGGCATCTGGGGTGCTCTGAAGGGTTCGATCCTGACCATGATCGTGACGCTGCTGCTGGCCTTCCCGATCGGCGTGCTGGCGGCGCTCTACCTCGAGGAATACGCCCCCAAGAACCGCTGGACCGATCTGATCGAGGTTTCGATCAACAATCTTGCTGCGGTGCCATCGATCATCTTCGGCTTGCTTGGCCTGGCAGTGTTCCTCTGGATGTTCCCGAATTTCCGTTCCGCGCCGCTGATCGGCGGGATGACACTCGCCTTGATGACCATGCCCGTGATCGTGATTTCCGGACGTAACGCGATCAAGGCAGTTCCCCCCTCGATCCGCGACGGCGCGCTGGCAATCGGCGCATCGCCGGTCCAGGTGGTGTTCCATCATGTGCTGCCGCTCGCCCTGCCCGGCATTCTTACCGGTACCATCATCGGCATGGCCCGCGCGCTTGGCGAAACCGCGCCGCTGCTGATGATCGGCATGCGCGCCTTTGTTGCCAGCCCGCCCGACGGCTTCACATCGCCCGCAACCGTGCTGCCGGTGCAGATCTTCCTGTGGTCCGATGAAATCGACCGCGGTTTCGTCGAGCGCACCAGCGCGGCGATCATTATCCTGTTGCTGTTCCTCTTGCTGATGAACGGCCTCGCAATCTACCTCCGCAACAAATTCGAGAAGAAGTGGTGA
- the pstB gene encoding phosphate ABC transporter ATP-binding protein PstB, whose product MRAVDVSVYYGDKRAIDNVSIDIPGRFVTAFIGPSGCGKSTFLRALNRMNDTIPSARVEGTIELDGEDIYRSGMDVVQLRARVGMVFQKPNPFPKTIYENIAYGPRIHGLAETKDQLDEVVERSLTRAGLWEEVKDRLQDSGTALSGGQQQRLCIARAIAVDPEVILMDEPCSALDPIATAKIEELIAELTDRYAIVIVTHSMQQAARVSQRTAFFHLGKMVEYGQTSDIFTNPIEERTKDYITGRYG is encoded by the coding sequence ATGCGCGCCGTGGACGTGTCCGTCTACTATGGCGACAAGCGGGCGATCGACAATGTCTCGATCGATATCCCTGGACGGTTCGTCACCGCCTTTATCGGCCCGTCGGGCTGCGGAAAGTCGACTTTCCTGCGCGCCCTCAACCGCATGAATGACACGATCCCTAGTGCGCGCGTCGAAGGCACGATCGAACTCGACGGCGAAGATATCTATCGTTCCGGCATGGACGTGGTGCAGCTGCGCGCGCGCGTGGGCATGGTGTTCCAGAAGCCCAACCCGTTCCCCAAGACGATCTACGAAAACATAGCCTACGGCCCGCGGATTCATGGCCTCGCAGAAACCAAGGATCAGCTCGACGAGGTGGTTGAGCGCTCGCTCACCCGCGCCGGCCTGTGGGAAGAGGTCAAGGACCGACTTCAGGATAGCGGCACCGCGCTTTCAGGTGGCCAGCAGCAACGCCTATGCATTGCGCGCGCGATCGCGGTCGATCCGGAAGTCATCCTGATGGACGAGCCGTGCTCGGCGCTTGACCCGATCGCAACGGCCAAGATCGAGGAACTGATCGCCGAACTGACCGATCGCTATGCCATCGTGATCGTCACGCACTCGATGCAGCAGGCAGCGCGCGTATCGCAGCGCACGGCATTCTTCCACCTTGGCAAGATGGTGGAATACGGCCAGACTTCCGACATATTCACCAATCCTATCGAAGAACGGACCAAGGATTACATCACAGGGCGGTACGGATAA
- the phoU gene encoding phosphate signaling complex protein PhoU, whose translation MAEHTVKAFDEDITRLRGLIAEMGGLAEVALQEALDALVRGDEELGNKIVARDKKIDALEMEVDKLAVRVIALRAPMADDLREVIAALKIAGVVERIGDYSKNIAKRVGDIEDRKRFEPLTLLPAMGELAAEMVHDVLTAYAARDPELAREVIAADAKVDAFYDSIFRNLVSHMVENPSTISSAAQLLFVARNIERIGDHATNVAEMVHFAATGTYPPDHDD comes from the coding sequence ATGGCCGAACACACAGTCAAGGCATTCGACGAAGACATTACCCGTCTGCGCGGGTTGATCGCGGAAATGGGCGGCCTGGCCGAGGTCGCGCTGCAGGAGGCGCTCGACGCGCTGGTGCGCGGCGACGAGGAACTCGGCAACAAGATCGTTGCGCGCGACAAGAAGATCGATGCGCTCGAAATGGAAGTCGACAAGCTGGCGGTTCGGGTGATTGCCTTGCGCGCGCCAATGGCGGACGACCTGCGCGAGGTGATCGCCGCGCTGAAGATCGCCGGCGTGGTCGAACGGATCGGCGACTATTCGAAGAATATCGCCAAGCGCGTCGGCGATATCGAGGATCGCAAGCGTTTCGAACCGCTGACCCTGCTGCCGGCGATGGGCGAACTGGCGGCCGAGATGGTCCATGACGTGCTGACCGCCTATGCCGCGCGCGACCCCGAGCTGGCGCGCGAGGTGATCGCGGCCGACGCCAAGGTCGATGCCTTCTATGACAGCATTTTCCGCAATCTTGTGAGCCACATGGTTGAGAATCCTTCGACCATTTCGAGCGCCGCGCAGCTGCTGTTCGTCGCCCGCAATATCGAACGGATCGGCGACCATGCCACCAATGTCGCCGAAATGGTGCATTTTGCCGCCACGGGCACATATCCGCCCGATCATGACGACTGA
- a CDS encoding amidohydrolase family protein yields the protein MTEETLEPEPILEPDLAIIDPHHHLWDLRPMLPMFPEPRHRFIETLIPAAHYTFDQLLADVQTGHNIIATVFMECSAFYNAAYGNAKKPVGEVEYVNGVAAQSASGLYGDLRLCAGIVGHADLTLGSAAGEVLDALQAASPRFRGLRHQGAWDADPEVLGPPFHAPPELYRDSTFSEGFAELGKRGLSFDAWILEPQIPDVIDLARAFPDQPICLDHCGTPLGMASYTGKLHERFDIWRRNIRELAQCENVSVKLGGLAMHNCAMPEKGPAAGTNSEDLAAMWRPYIETCIETFGPDRAMFESNYPVDRWGATYPVLWNAFKRITRGASPEEKRALYAGTAARFYRIEHVLPAV from the coding sequence ATGACCGAAGAAACCCTTGAGCCGGAGCCGATTCTGGAACCGGATTTGGCGATCATCGATCCACATCACCATTTGTGGGATCTGCGGCCAATGCTGCCAATGTTTCCCGAACCGCGCCATCGCTTCATCGAAACGCTGATTCCAGCAGCGCATTATACCTTCGACCAACTCCTGGCCGACGTGCAGACCGGCCATAACATTATCGCCACGGTCTTCATGGAATGCAGCGCGTTCTACAACGCGGCCTATGGCAATGCTAAGAAGCCGGTTGGCGAGGTCGAATATGTCAACGGGGTTGCCGCCCAATCGGCCAGTGGCCTTTATGGCGATTTGCGGCTGTGCGCCGGGATCGTTGGCCATGCCGACCTGACGCTAGGAAGTGCGGCGGGCGAAGTGCTGGATGCCTTGCAGGCAGCTTCACCGCGTTTCCGGGGCCTCCGCCACCAGGGCGCGTGGGACGCCGATCCCGAAGTGCTCGGGCCGCCTTTTCACGCCCCGCCCGAACTGTACCGCGACTCCACCTTCAGCGAAGGCTTTGCCGAACTTGGGAAGCGCGGTCTTAGTTTCGATGCCTGGATTCTCGAGCCGCAAATTCCCGATGTGATCGACCTGGCTCGCGCCTTCCCCGATCAGCCGATCTGCCTTGACCATTGCGGCACGCCGCTGGGCATGGCGTCCTACACCGGCAAGCTGCACGAGCGGTTCGATATCTGGCGCCGCAATATCCGCGAGCTAGCACAATGCGAAAACGTCTCCGTAAAGCTTGGCGGGCTCGCGATGCACAATTGCGCCATGCCTGAGAAAGGCCCTGCGGCAGGGACCAATTCGGAAGACCTGGCTGCGATGTGGCGCCCCTATATCGAAACCTGCATCGAAACCTTCGGGCCGGATCGCGCAATGTTCGAAAGCAATTACCCGGTCGACCGCTGGGGGGCGACCTATCCGGTGCTGTGGAATGCCTTCAAACGCATCACGCGCGGTGCCAGTCCAGAGGAGAAGCGCGCGCTCTACGCGGGCACGGCGGCGCGATTCTATCGGATCGAGCATGTGTTGCCCGCCGTGTGA
- a CDS encoding AHH domain-containing protein, whose protein sequence is MRRRAFEAIDRSLARRPPLPFRSVNRRSDPTYDPGLQRHHLLPRQLLSRRCFGRFFDAVGVKQVGFDDFRSNGLMLPATEDRAWQFGMPLHRGPHRYYNAMVIERVGCIEARWAEATAQDPGEALEEALMRLALLQSALRRRLLDERRRMVLNRNDPLGTGFDFTELDAMAEMLWNAT, encoded by the coding sequence TTGCGCCGCCGCGCATTTGAAGCGATCGACAGGAGCCTTGCACGACGGCCACCACTGCCGTTTCGCTCTGTCAATCGTCGCAGCGACCCGACCTACGACCCGGGACTTCAACGCCATCACCTGCTGCCACGGCAGTTGCTTTCCCGCCGCTGTTTCGGCCGCTTTTTCGACGCGGTCGGCGTGAAGCAGGTCGGCTTCGACGATTTCCGCTCCAACGGCCTGATGCTCCCCGCTACCGAAGACCGCGCATGGCAGTTCGGTATGCCGCTGCACCGCGGCCCGCATCGCTACTACAATGCGATGGTGATCGAGCGGGTCGGCTGCATCGAAGCGCGCTGGGCTGAGGCAACTGCCCAAGACCCTGGCGAAGCACTAGAAGAGGCATTGATGCGCCTTGCATTGCTTCAGTCCGCCTTACGCCGGCGCCTGCTCGATGAGCGCCGCCGAATGGTCCTCAATCGCAACGACCCGCTTGGCACCGGTTTCGACTTCACCGAGCTAGACGCCATGGCCGAGATGCTCTGGAACGCAACCTAG
- the pstC gene encoding phosphate ABC transporter permease subunit PstC, with product MTSITLLLIAFGLALAGWLAARARAWSFQRETDARRLAARPNYHGWYVALWIAVPLLAFTVLWSLIEPALILQSVLASPAAQSLPAFGFERDAILAEAKAAAISGNLSLFNPAAESLVAPYVQAIQKYRLIGIGVAAAIALVAGTFSFLRVKPDFTARTRVERTVMIVLLLASLVAILTTFGIFASLVFETVRFFGMVSPIDFLFGTFWGPDPMSNPDNPDPTRYGAIPLFWGTIYIGAIIAMIVAIPLGLMSAIYLTQYADPRVRAWLKPALEILAGVPTVVYGYFAALTVAPAIRDAAVAVGISSASSESALAAGVVMGVMIIPFVSSMADDSIAAVPSAMRDGSLALGATTSETIRRVIVPAALPGIVGGVMLAISRAIGETMIVVMAAGAAANLTANPLEAMTTVTFQIVAMLTGEGSFDHPATLSAFALGLVLFLVTLALNFVALRVVKRFREAYE from the coding sequence ATGACGTCGATTACCCTGCTCTTGATTGCCTTTGGCCTGGCATTGGCCGGATGGCTTGCGGCGCGTGCCCGCGCCTGGAGTTTCCAGCGCGAGACCGATGCAAGGCGCCTGGCTGCACGCCCCAACTATCATGGCTGGTATGTGGCGCTGTGGATTGCGGTGCCCTTGCTGGCATTCACCGTTCTGTGGTCGCTGATTGAGCCGGCGCTTATCCTGCAAAGCGTGCTGGCGTCCCCCGCAGCGCAAAGCCTGCCCGCCTTCGGTTTCGAGCGGGACGCGATCCTGGCCGAAGCCAAGGCCGCAGCGATCAGTGGAAATTTGTCCCTGTTCAATCCGGCCGCTGAAAGCCTGGTCGCGCCCTATGTCCAAGCGATTCAGAAATATCGCCTGATCGGCATTGGCGTCGCCGCCGCCATCGCACTGGTGGCCGGGACCTTTTCTTTCCTGCGGGTGAAACCGGATTTCACCGCACGGACCCGGGTTGAACGGACGGTCATGATCGTTCTGCTGCTGGCATCACTGGTAGCGATCCTCACCACCTTCGGGATTTTCGCCAGCCTGGTTTTCGAGACGGTGCGCTTCTTCGGCATGGTGTCGCCGATCGATTTCCTGTTCGGGACTTTCTGGGGTCCTGACCCGATGAGTAATCCGGACAATCCCGATCCGACTCGCTACGGCGCAATTCCGCTGTTCTGGGGCACGATCTACATCGGGGCAATCATCGCCATGATCGTGGCGATCCCGCTCGGGCTGATGAGCGCGATCTACTTGACGCAATATGCCGATCCGCGGGTGCGCGCATGGCTAAAGCCGGCGCTAGAGATCCTCGCGGGCGTGCCCACCGTGGTGTACGGCTATTTCGCAGCGCTCACCGTTGCCCCGGCCATCCGCGATGCAGCGGTCGCGGTCGGGATCAGTAGCGCCTCCAGCGAAAGCGCGCTCGCTGCAGGCGTAGTCATGGGTGTGATGATTATTCCTTTCGTTTCCTCCATGGCGGATGACAGCATTGCCGCCGTGCCAAGCGCCATGCGCGATGGCAGCCTGGCACTTGGCGCAACCACGTCTGAAACCATCCGCCGTGTGATCGTGCCCGCTGCCCTGCCGGGTATCGTTGGCGGCGTCATGCTGGCAATCAGCCGGGCAATCGGTGAAACCATGATCGTGGTGATGGCTGCGGGTGCAGCCGCCAATCTCACGGCCAATCCGCTGGAGGCGATGACTACTGTCACCTTCCAGATCGTTGCCATGCTCACCGGCGAAGGCAGTTTCGACCATCCGGCCACGCTCAGCGCCTTTGCGCTGGGCCTGGTCCTTTTCCTCGTGACGCTGGCGCTCAACTTTGTCGCGCTGCGCGTCGTCAAGCGGTTCCGCGAAGCTTATGAGTGA
- a CDS encoding ATP-binding protein: MSERQSHPVAGILIAIAAGIALIALGIDVLLVSGAVLLWVGTLYLASARPPAPAPPDRSGVISRENVGELIEHSATPLLLLESGKVAVANRAAQRVLGKHVIGQDARMAFRQPEAVKLLGKNRSGTAIVRGLVRRRDIWRVNQQVIGPHLSALELINLTAEADISRAHTDFVANASHELRTPLASIIGYVETLQEQGTSLDTATSQRFLDTILREAKRLQSLVSDLMSLSRVEAEKHDQPTEVIELASVVERAARDAAGGDRAERLQISSEPQLRIRGDRQQIEQLVRNLVDNALKYGSPGTPVSVEVGETQDGHVRMAVTDQGEGIAPEHLPHLTRRFYRTDPGRSRSSGGTGLGLAIVKHIVERHRGRLDIESRLGEGTSVVVRIPAVSTDADDLS; the protein is encoded by the coding sequence ATGAGCGAACGACAATCTCATCCGGTTGCCGGCATTCTGATCGCTATCGCAGCGGGCATAGCCTTGATTGCACTGGGAATCGACGTCTTGCTCGTCAGCGGCGCAGTCCTGCTGTGGGTGGGTACGCTGTACCTTGCGAGCGCGAGGCCGCCCGCACCCGCGCCGCCGGATCGTTCGGGTGTCATATCCCGCGAGAACGTAGGCGAACTGATCGAACATTCTGCAACCCCCTTGCTCTTGCTGGAAAGCGGCAAGGTTGCCGTTGCCAATCGCGCCGCGCAGCGCGTGCTGGGCAAGCATGTCATCGGGCAGGATGCCCGGATGGCGTTCCGCCAGCCCGAAGCAGTCAAATTGCTCGGCAAGAATCGCAGCGGTACCGCAATCGTGCGCGGACTGGTGCGTCGGCGCGATATCTGGCGCGTCAACCAGCAGGTTATCGGCCCCCATCTTTCCGCGCTTGAACTGATCAACCTGACCGCGGAAGCCGATATCAGCCGCGCGCATACTGATTTTGTGGCCAATGCCAGCCACGAGCTACGCACACCTCTGGCCTCCATCATCGGTTACGTCGAAACCCTGCAGGAACAGGGCACTTCACTCGATACGGCAACGTCCCAGAGATTCCTCGACACCATCCTGCGTGAAGCTAAACGACTGCAATCGCTGGTCAGCGATTTGATGTCGCTGTCGCGGGTCGAAGCCGAAAAGCATGACCAGCCAACCGAGGTGATCGAGCTTGCGTCGGTCGTCGAACGTGCCGCGCGCGACGCCGCTGGCGGCGATCGGGCCGAGCGGCTTCAAATCAGTAGCGAACCACAGCTTCGTATCCGCGGCGATCGGCAGCAGATCGAACAGCTCGTGCGCAATCTGGTCGACAATGCGCTGAAATATGGCAGCCCCGGAACGCCGGTCTCGGTCGAGGTTGGCGAAACTCAGGATGGCCATGTCAGAATGGCGGTGACCGACCAGGGCGAAGGCATCGCCCCCGAACACCTGCCGCATCTTACCCGCCGCTTCTATCGGACCGATCCGGGCCGAAGCCGCTCTTCGGGTGGAACCGGGCTCGGTCTTGCTATCGTCAAGCACATTGTCGAACGTCACCGTGGGCGGCTCGACATCGAAAGCAGGCTGGGCGAAGGAACCTCGGTTGTGGTGCGGATTCCGGCTGTATCTACTGACGCGGACGATTTGTCATGA
- a CDS encoding nitronate monooxygenase family protein encodes MALPAPFDRLRLPLIGSPLFIVSGPELVIAQCKAGIIGSFPALNARPQSLLDEWLHQITEELAKHNRENPDRPAAPFAVNQIIHKSNDRVEADMATCEKWQVPMIITSLGAREEVFQAVRNWGGITMHDVINNRFAQKAIEKGADGLIPVAAGAGGHAGALSPFALMQEIREWFDGLVALSGSIANGYSILAAQAMRADFGYMGSAFIATKEANADQRYKDAIVEGSAEGIVYTNLFTGVHGNYLRSSIVAAGLDPENLPESDPSKMNFGSGGNTKAKAWKDIWGSGQGVGAIKQVGTVEDLVARLEREYHAGKAELAGKTGYTPWNS; translated from the coding sequence ATGGCCCTTCCCGCCCCCTTTGATCGCCTGCGCCTGCCGCTGATCGGCTCGCCGCTGTTCATCGTCTCCGGGCCCGAACTGGTCATCGCGCAATGCAAGGCCGGGATCATCGGCAGCTTCCCTGCTCTCAATGCACGGCCGCAATCGCTGCTCGACGAATGGCTGCACCAGATCACCGAGGAACTGGCCAAGCATAATCGCGAGAATCCGGACCGTCCGGCGGCGCCCTTCGCCGTGAACCAGATCATCCACAAGTCGAACGACCGCGTCGAAGCCGACATGGCGACTTGCGAGAAGTGGCAGGTGCCGATGATCATCACCTCGCTCGGCGCACGCGAGGAAGTGTTCCAGGCGGTGCGCAACTGGGGCGGCATCACCATGCATGACGTGATCAACAACCGCTTTGCGCAAAAGGCGATCGAAAAGGGTGCCGACGGGCTGATCCCGGTCGCCGCCGGTGCAGGCGGCCATGCCGGCGCGCTGTCACCCTTCGCGCTGATGCAGGAAATCCGCGAATGGTTCGATGGGCTGGTGGCGCTGTCCGGCTCGATCGCCAATGGCTATTCCATCCTTGCCGCGCAGGCGATGAGGGCAGACTTCGGCTATATGGGCAGCGCTTTCATCGCCACCAAGGAAGCCAATGCCGACCAGCGCTACAAGGATGCGATCGTCGAAGGCAGCGCCGAAGGGATCGTCTACACCAACCTGTTCACCGGGGTGCACGGCAACTACCTGCGCAGCTCGATCGTGGCGGCGGGGCTCGATCCCGAGAACCTGCCGGAAAGCGATCCGTCAAAGATGAACTTCGGTAGCGGCGGCAACACCAAAGCCAAGGCGTGGAAGGATATCTGGGGCTCGGGCCAGGGCGTGGGCGCGATCAAGCAGGTCGGGACCGTGGAAGACCTCGTCGCCCGGCTGGAGCGTGAGTATCATGCCGGCAAGGCGGAGCTGGCGGGAAAGACCGGCTACACACCCTGGAACAGCTAG